In Methanobrevibacter millerae, the genomic window CAATATTTTGTCCTCTGCAAGAAATTCCCAAAAATTCAGTTCAATAAAAAGCAGCATAACCCTAAATAATCAGGATGATTTGGAAATGAAGCAGACTTATGAGAGAAAATCCCGCATAAATCTGGATGATTTGGAACTGAAAGAAACTCACCGCAGCAAATCCCGCAGGAATCGGGATAATTTGGAGCTTAAGCACACACATCCTAGAAAAGGCGAACCTAAAAGATATCCTCCTAAAAACGATTATAAATCTTCTCATAGAAAAATAAATGAATCATCTGAAGGATTTCATTTTGAATCCAATGATTTACTTGATGATTATAAAAAATAGATAGTATGGCTAAGAAAAACAAGACTTTAAAGGACATTCTGGATTTGATTCTATATGAAAATCCCGCCACTCAGGATGAGATTGCGGAAAGACTGGGAATTTCCAGAAGATACGTTTCCCAATTGATACAGCCGTTAATTAAGGAAGGAGCCATTAAAAGGGCATATATGATAGACTTGAAAAGCTACGAGCAGATTGCGGAATCATTGGGGGATTATGTTACTCCAAAAAATATTTCCGGCAACGTTTTAATTAATGACATGCTCTTTAACATGGCCAAGCACGTGAATTATCAGCTTGAAATGTCCTTTAATGCAATTCTTGAATCTGATACGGATATGGCCAACAAGGCTTTGGAAATGGATTATACTACCAATAACATGGTTGAAAAAGTTAGAACTTCCGTTGAAACCATTGCCAGCATCAATCAGCATTCGGAGCTTTCAAAATCTCTCTTGTATAATGAAGTTGCATACGATCTGGAGCGTATCGGCGATTACTGCGCCCATATTGCTAAATTCGCTATCAATGAAGTTTATGAGATTAACGAATCCATCCTTAAAAAGCTAAAGAAAATGTATAAGACGGCTCAAAAGATGATTCGTCTGTCAATGCTTGCGTTTCTGGAAGGGGATACGGATTTAAAGGATGACATTATGGAACTGGAAGAGTCCATCCATATCCTTCAGACCAAAGCCATTAACCTGATTGCTACCCAAATGGCTGAAAGTTCTTTCGATGAAAAGGAACGTTCCAACTATTTCATTTACTTGTTTAGGGTAATCAAGGCTTTTGAAAGAATCGGAGACATTTCAGTTGAAATCAGGGACGTTGCCATTGAGTTTCATGACAATATTCCAAGGCCGACCACTCCACGTTCATTCAGGCTAAATTAATTTATTTTTTTTTCAAAAATTATTTCCTATTTAGTGAAATTTTGTTCACAAAAAGCAAAGTATATATACTTCCTCACCATAAGTCTATTGTACGGTGAGAACAATGAAAAAAACTAGGAAATATATTATATTCTCATTAATATTATGCCTGGGGGCATTGCTGTTAATTCAAGGAAACGCAAACTCTCAGGAAATTAATATTATTGGTTCTACATCTATTCAGCCGGTTTGCGAAGATCTGGTTGAAGAATATAAGAAAAGCCATCCTGATGCATCGATTAATGTT contains:
- a CDS encoding phosphate signaling complex PhoU family protein, producing MAKKNKTLKDILDLILYENPATQDEIAERLGISRRYVSQLIQPLIKEGAIKRAYMIDLKSYEQIAESLGDYVTPKNISGNVLINDMLFNMAKHVNYQLEMSFNAILESDTDMANKALEMDYTTNNMVEKVRTSVETIASINQHSELSKSLLYNEVAYDLERIGDYCAHIAKFAINEVYEINESILKKLKKMYKTAQKMIRLSMLAFLEGDTDLKDDIMELEESIHILQTKAINLIATQMAESSFDEKERSNYFIYLFRVIKAFERIGDISVEIRDVAIEFHDNIPRPTTPRSFRLN